The Dasypus novemcinctus isolate mDasNov1 chromosome 13, mDasNov1.1.hap2, whole genome shotgun sequence genome segment CGGGAAGGCGCGTGGGTTGCTCGCCCGCTCGCCGTGCCTCCCCTCGCGCGCTCGCTCTGCCTCCAGATTTCTTTCGTTGTCTCTGCTTTCATCTGTCCTTTATCGGTCCTTCTATTTCTGTCTGATCCAGGCTCTGCCCTTTCAAGCTGAGTTCCCTTTGGGCCAGTCGTTTGACCTCCCCAACCTCGTTTGTCTCATCTGGGAAATGGGCTCATAGTACCGGGCAGCCTGGAAGTCGGCAGGCTTGCCGAGCTCACGTgggtgagagaggagaggggctgGGCTCTACAGATGTAAATTATTACTCGTTTCTCTCTCTTAAGCTGCCTGCCTTTGAACCTCGGTATTTTTTACTGTTTCcatccccctctccttcccctccctgcttTCTCCATCTGTTTCCTCTCTGATTTTCTTCTCTAGACAATCGGTGAGTCTGTTCATTTGTTCACGCACCAACATTTAAGCACAGACTGGGTGCCTGGACCTTGCTGGCAGGCGGGGGGTAGTGAGATGGGAAGGCCAAGACCCTGCCCACTGACCCTGGGGAGGGCAGGCCACAGCAGGTCACTTGAATTCCAGGACTCTCTCCTCTGAATTCCTCCATCTCTGTTCCAGGCCAGTGCCTCTGACTCACTTGGAggacttgttaaaaatgcaggttCTAGCCCTCAACCCTGATGTGTCTGGTTCATCTATTCAATCCACCAACATTTCTTGAGCCCTCTTGTGTTCCAGACACCGGGGATGCCGCGGAATAAAACTTACAAAGGCCCTATCCTGGCCCAGCTGTGTTCTAGTAGGTGCGGGCTGGGAAGTCTGCATTTCTACTCAGGGCccctgtccatttgctgcaggtGGCCTTCAGACCACCAGCGAGGTACAGTTGGAGGTCTTTCATCAGTCAAGCTTCGCTGTGGTCTACGATGGTGGTGGGGAGGAAGCAGTTTATGCAGTAGTGGGTGCTGTTGGGGGGGCAGCCTGTCCCAGCCCCTCCATGTGCACTGGCTCCCCACGCGGCTCCCAGGAGGTGGGAGGGGAGTCACAAGAAGACTAGACTGACTGTTGTGTGCAGGGGGCTCTTctctgggcttccttgtcttggaaaaagaaaaaaagagggaggcaTCCAGCACCTACTCCTTCAATTTTTACCAGGGCATTCTTTGTTTGTTTGGCCAGGGCATTCTTTTCACCTTTGGATGAGATCTACATGGcagtctttctctctgtgtctttgttGAGGACACTGTTGCCATCTCCACTTCTGTGTCTGTAACTGCCACATGGCTCCGTATCAGAGCCCCCTGCCTCACTGCCACGGCATCCACACATCTACCATTTATCCAGCACAGGCCCTCTCAGGCCCTGGAGCAAGAGATGTGGGCGGCAGCTCCAGCCCCAGAGAAGGGATGTGGCGAGTGGCCTCCCCACATTTAAGCCCTGTGGCTCTGGGCACTGCAGTCCCTTAACTACTCCAAACCTCAGTTTGTTCATCTGTGAATTGCTCCCCTCATTCATCTCTTGCACCTTATTGTCTCTTGAGTTGCCAGTCTGGGGAACTCAGGCCTTACGAGTTACACCATCTCTAGTGGGTGGGGAAGAGATTGGCAGGGACCTCTGAGAAGGGCTGTTTCTGACCCCGTGTTGTGCCAGCCCCCACTTCAGCCCATGCCTGCCCTGTGCCTGCAGGCTGCTTCGAGGAGACGCCGTGGTGGAGCTGAGCCTCAACGATTATCTCGACATCTTCTGCCCACACTATGAAGGCCCAGGCCCCCCTGAGGGCCCCGAGACATTTGGCCTATACATGGTGGACTGGCCGGGCTACAAGGCCTGCCAGGCGACGGGGGCAGGTGCCTTCAAGCGCTGGGAGTGCTCCCGCCCCTTCGCTCCCTTTGGCCCCGTTCGATTCTCAGAGAAGATCCAGCGCTTCACACCCTTCTCGCTCGGCTTCGAGTTCCTGCCTGGAGAGACTTACTATTACATCTGTGAGTGAGGAAGGGCACAGCGGACGCCTCCTGGGGGGGGAGGTGTTGGGGGGAGTGGTTTGTGGTCTCTGAAGCTCAGGAAGGGGACAGGAGGGCATCTGAGCCCAGGACTGAAGAGTGAGTCTGCGGAGAGGAGCCAGGAAAGGGGCGTAGGGGAGTAAGGAAGGTGGGACCTGGCACCCTCACGGTCCACGAGTAAGGAAAAGCTTCCTCTGGGAACTGGGGAGGAGAGGAGCTGGGAAGCTCTGAGAGAGTGGGGGGCATGCAAGGGGGCGGCTCCCTGTGCTAACCCCTTCCTTCCGATTTCCCGTCACCCAGCGGTGCCTACTCAGAAGAGTTCTGGCCAGTGCTTGAGGCTCCAGGTGTCTGTCTGCTGCAAAGAAAGCAGTAAGTCAAGTCGGGACGTGCGGAGTGAACTCTTCCGGCTAGTGTGGGGCCCCCGGGAAGGACGGAAGGGGCAGGGTGACTCTGGTAGTATCAAACTCTGAGAGGCCAGGTGGGGCTTCAAGCCGTGGCCTCTTCTCCCCCACTCAGCCCTGTGGGTGCCTCCACTCACCCCTCTTGAATGCTAGGCAGAGGGCTAGTGTCTCCAGGGATTAGCTGGGCTGGTTGTTTCTCGTGGCATTTTGGAGGAGACTTGGAAGTTGGGTGAGGTGGTAGATTATGGGAAGGGGGTGGCTGACTTGGGAGACCCGGGAGAATGGGATGGGAGTGAGTAGCCAATggggagggcaggaagaaggCTGCTGCAGAAGTGGGAGGACCCACCAGTGCCACCCCCTTGCCCTCACAGAGTCCGAGTCAGCCCATCCTGTTGGGAGCCCTGGAGAGAGTGGCACATCAGGTTGGCGAGGAGGGGGTACCCCCAGCCCCCTCtgcttcctgctgctgctgctgctcccaaTTCTGCGCCTCCTGCGAGTTCTCTGAGCCAAGTGGAGCCAGAGCCCTCCCAAGACCCCCTGAAGAGAATGGTCCCTGTCACCTGAGCTGGGGGTGTCAAGCCAGAAAGACAAGATGGAACAGTGATGGGGGAAATCAGAAGGTCTGAGGTGACCCTTGCAGGTGCCTGCCCCTTCATCACAGGCTGAAGATTAGTCGGGAGCCACGGACAGTCCTGGGTTCCCTGGAGCAGAAGCAAGAGAAATTAGGGTCCCTGTCAGCTGCTTCACTGATCTTGTCCCATCCCCCAGGAAGAAGGGGACTTGGCAGGATTGAGTCCTTGATCTGGCTGGGGGCCAAGACTGAAGACCTGGGGACAGGTGGATTGCGGACCAGGGCCAGAACGAAGGCCAGGCTTGGCGTCTGTGCCCACTGCCCATGGGGCCTCTTCCCTGGGGCAGCATCTTGCCCTCCCCCAGGGGGTCACTCACTTGTCTTCTGTGAAGACAGACTTGCCATGAGGTTGAATGTCATGtcaatttgtatttttataagtGTCTGGATCTCAATAAACCACCCCTCTTTTGGTTGCCCTCCCCAACCTACTGTCCCCTGGCTCCTTCCCTGACACCAGGACTCCCACCAGCCTGTGCTCCCAGCTTGGCTTGGCCTGACCTCCGTGCCAGCTGTGCCTGAACCATCGATGCCAGGCCTCAGTGGGCACCCCTGTGGACAGTGTGGGGTAGTGCCAGCAGCAGCTGTGGAGTTTGGCACCCTCTCCCACCGACCCAGCCAGCTTTCTGTGCTGAGGAGGGGGCAGATGATCTTGACAGCCCACCCGCTTGGGGCACTGCCCAAGCCCTGGCAGCGTGGAGCGGGGCAGTTGGGGCAAAAGCAAGGGGTACTGGACAACACCTGGGTTCCAGAATGCCTGAGTCCCTGTGAGCCGGACGTCCCTCTGCCTCCCCAAGGGCACTCTGGGCGGTGCCTGGCCTAGAACTGGGAAGGTGGGGTGGGATCAAAGCCTCCTTCCCCAGCGGCCTCTTTGTTCTTCGCTTTTATAAGGAGGAGGGGTGGGGCCGAGGAGGGAGCACCCCCTTTGCTCTCTGCCAGACACTGTCTCCCCTTCCTCTGACGGGGCGAGGATGCCCCCAAGGCCACCCGGAACCCTCCTTGGGTACGGTGTCCTGGGTggagccaggggagggggcgccCCTGCCCCCGCAGCTGGGCTCTCCCCGCCCCGATGCTCCACAGCCTCCCCTGGCACCGTGCCGGCCCGCCTGGCACCGTGCCAGCGATCGATAGGTGGATGTTGTGCTGATTAGCTCGGCCCGGCTGCGGCAGCGAGAGGCGGCGTGTGAACACgcgggtggaggggtggggtgagggcgcTGGGGGTCCGCAGACTGACAGGCACCGAGGCGCTGGCGACCGCGAGCCCCTCCCCCGCCCTTGCACTCCCAGGGCGGACCCCGAGGCCGCGGAGGGGGCGGCGGACCTCTTCCCCCATCACCACCAAGCGCCGCACTTGGGCGGTCACCGCTCCTGTTCCCTCCGCCGCTCCGAGTCCTGGGGTCAGGGGACGCCACCGCGGGCCGGGCAGACTCAAGTCGACGCCTCGGCCCACTCGAAGCCACTTTCAGAAATGCCATGTGTGTAGGTGCGTGTGTCAGCGTGTCCCTGTGTCAGGGCCCTCTCCCCAGACTGCGATCTTTAGCAGGGGCGAGGGGCTGCGGCGCGAGGAGGGGGTGGGGTCTCAGCTGAAGGAGGAGCTGTGGGCTCCGTCTTGTGGTCTTGGGTTCGAATTCCCTCCATCCGGGCGGGTACCGACGTCGTCGCCATGGAGATGGCCTGTACAACCACCTCCGCCCCTCGGCAGTGAAAGCCTAGGCAGGGCAGGCGGGCAGCGAGTGGTGAGCAGCCCCTTCCCCGGGTTGAGGACTCGGGGGCCGCTACCCTGCTCTCAGCGGCCCCAGCGCCCCCTTTTCGCGGCCCGAGCCTGGGCGCTCGCTCCCGAGTGCGGGGCCGGCGCGCGGCGCTGTCTCTGATAACGCATGTGCGGAACAGGCGCGGGGCCCGGGCGGCTCTCCCCGCACTCAGACACACACCCTCGAGCCGGGCAGACGCGCGCACTGCACGCAGACGCACGCCCTCGCCGGCCGCCCAGCCCCTGAAGGTGCGAGGGGGCCCCTCTGGCTGGAGGAGCTGGGCCGGGGGAGGGCGGAGGGTGGCACAGTGGCTCTCCCGGCCGCAGGCGCTCAGGCCCAGCCGACCTTCCCTACAGTCCTTCTTCTCACAATCTGGCCACTTCGCCGGCGGCTGATTCAGTCCCGGGGCGCGTGCCCGTGCAGAGTTAGGGTCCAGTCGGTTCACGGGACCGAGACTGGCTGACGGCGCTGGGCGGTCTCCCGGGCACCGGGCCCTGCCCACGAGAAGTCCTCGAGGCGTGTTCCAGGGCGCGGTTCCAGGAGGCTGGGCAGACCTGCAAGTTTTGGGGCGTCACCGAGCTCCCCTAAACTCAGCGGCATTAGATGGCCGAGGGTGGGGCCCTCAATTTGTTGGACCGGCCCTAGTCTCTCCTAAACCGATTCAAAAACTTCCCTCCTCTATGCTTCACCCCCTCCTTCTGCCCCGGTATCCAGCTCCACTTTTTCCGGGGCTGCAAATCGTCCTTTTCCGTTCGAGGCTAAACCCTGAAGTTTTGATCTTTTTCTGTGACCCCTCCTTTCCATCTTCTTCCCTTTCATGAagtccttcttttcttctttcccttattcattcattcagcaaattaCCCGCTCCCAGCGCATCCTTCTTTCAGTGGCCCACACCGGCTGGGGTCGTCGGGGGATCCCCAGCGGTGACGCAGTTGGAGAGGGCACCCTCGCTCCCAAAGAGCCAATAGCATCCCGGAGCCTGAGGCATGAGGTCATCGGCGGTGATGCCCATTGGCTCAGGTCCGGACTGAAGGGTGGTCCCCATAGCAACCGACGGTGCGTCCGACGTAACCTGGAGAGTGGTGGTGGCCTCAGCTGCTGTGACAGCCTGGATGGGTGCTGGAGATGAGGGCAGGGAGGCTGGGGTGGAGGTCAGCTGCCCAGGGCCTCAGCCCTAGCCCAGtgctgctctttcctttcttgAGGTCCTTTTTGTTACTCGCAGTAGTGGTCAGCGCCACTTAAGCCAGGAATTGGGGTGAGAATATTGGTGACAGTGTTCGCGTCCTGGGTGTGTGGAGCTGCTGCCTCCAGGAATGTCAATTCTGAGATCCTTGTATTCATCTGCATATGTCTGCATCTCATTTGCATTCTCTTCATTTAAGGTCAAATTGGGCAGACATCTCCACATCCCCAGCCCTGACGCTGTCTGTCTCCCTAATCCATCCGTTAGTGGCTCGCTAATCTATCCCTCAGTTGCCCTACTCcataccccactcctctccccagcctccagtgtctcctgggggtgagggaaggggcACAGACAGGCTAAAGGAGAAAGGATAAGGAGCCCGCCTCTCCCTCTGGAAGGTGGGTGACAGATGGGGAGGGCTGGTATGTTCTGCCTGGAGACTAAGCTGGCAAAGcaaaggggtgggggaggtgcCCGGCTGGACTGAGGGTCCCCAGGGCCAAATCGCCCACCTGCCCGGCAGGGTGCTGGCACTCAGGATGCCTGGTTCCAGCAAGGGGCAGGCCTGCCCACCTGTCTGGTGCCAGGACAGCTTCCTTCCTCCAATTAAACACTAATGAGGTGTCATTAACCCTTACCGTGCCTGACAGCCCTCAGGTGGAACTCGTACTCATGGTCCCAGACTGAGGAAAGCAGCAGCAAGGAGCACTTTTGAGGACGCAGAGAGGCAATCAAGTTAGggggaaaatgggaggattgcatccagcatccatgtggaatctgagcctcctcttgacatagaggtgcaatggacacaaccaatccaatgtccacatagaagaggtggcattggattgggaaaagtggacatggtggacgatgggtatggggaaaggcaggaagagatgagaggtgggggcgtatttgggacatggagctgccctggatggtgcctaagaggtaatcaccggacattgtaaatcctcacagggcccactggatggaatggaggagagtatgggccatgatgtggaccattgtctatgaggtgcagaggtgcccaaagatgtacttaccaaatccaatggatgtgtcatgatgatgggaacgagtgttgttggggggggagagggggggtgggggggtggggttgaatgggacctcacatatatatatatttttaatgtaatattattacaaagtcaataaaaaataaaataaaaaaaaaaaagttaggggaCTAGCAGACAAGCAGAAGGGCCATACCCTGGCTATCCTCTGGGTACCTCTGAGGGATTCTGGGAATGAGTGTCCCACTGTCCaaatgcatttattctttttttctttgattcaacaATCATTTATTAGGCACCTCATCTACTAACTAAATACTACATGGTGAATGCTGGGGTTACGTACTTTGCATAAGACAAGATCCCTTCCCTCAAGGAATCTTCAGATTACCCAAGGAGACAGCCTGGCTAACAAATAATTATAATGCCAAGTGCAAACACTGTAATAGAGTTATATACAAAGTGCTCTGGGAACACGGAAAACGGGCTGTCAGGGAAGGCTTGGTTTTTGAAGGACCAAGTTTATAGAAGGGAGGGCATGTGTAGAACTAATAATGCTTGTGACATAGTGTGGGTCTATGTTCAGGTATGTTTTCAggactgctggtctctgccttcccagaGCGGTCTATTttgtatacgtgtgtgtgtgtgtgtgtgtgttgtctgGTTCTTGCTGTTTCTGAAATTCCTTCTCCTGAACACGCACTGTGGTTTTATTACAGATCAGTGTTCGCTGTGGAACTCTTGTGCAGATTGGCCTGGACCTGCCCAGCCAGGGGAGGGAAGGTGGAGAACTGATGCTGGCTCCTTGGGAAGAGGTGGGCAGGCACCACCTCCACCCTTGGGTGCCCAGACCCCAGGCTCCTCAACGGGCAGCAGGCTGGCCAAGGGACGCAGAGGCCTGGGCCTTGGACTGTGGGACCGTGGGCCCAGGCTGTAGCCCCCACTTCCCCTGGCTCTCCAGGGGAGACCTGGGGACTCCAGCCACAGCTTCCCACCAAGTTCTcaggccccctcccccagccggTTCCTCTTCTGCCTGAGGAGGCGCAGGCCAGCTCAGACCTGTCTGCTGGCTCTCTCCCCCAGGGAGGGGATCCTTTCCAGGGGACAGGAGAGGGCTGGAGAATGCTGGGGCCTACTGGGAGGCCGCCAGATACTCCGCCCTGGCCCTCTGCCACCCTTTCCGGTCTGGGTTCTCCCCACCCACTCTCAGGTGCCActtttctgtgttgtttttttttttttccctcagaccCAGACATTTTTGCTAGGGAAACCCTTGACTGCTAGTCAGAGGGTGGGGGCCAGAGCTCGGGCAGCGAGGACTCAGGAAGTTAGGGTTGCCATGCTGTTCAGAGACCCCTACCCCAATTTCCCCTGTCTCCTTGTGGCCACTTCCTGGAAAGCTACGTTTTgatggagaaaaagagaagaaagcctgGATCTCGGGAGAGTTTTAGTAGTTAAGAAGAGGCTCTCGGATCTGAAAAGAAAGCCAAGGGCCCCTCTTTCTATACTATCAAGAACGGGACCTTTATTTTGGCCATACCTTCTACTTCCCTTCATTCCATTGCATCTTTTCCTTCCCTGTCCCCACTCACAAGCTCTGCATCACCTCTCCCACTCTCATAGCTATTAGGAGAATTTGGAAATGGGGGAGAACAAATGGAAAAGAGAGTCTGGAGCTGGTCTAGGCGGGCAGACCTCCGTCGATAACCTCGATAACGAGTGATAAAGTTTCCATTACTCAAGCTCCTCCTGGGTCTCAAACACTGTGCCAGGTGCTTCCCAGACATTACGGCTCTTAGCCCTCCCAACGAgcctattattatccccattttacaggtgaggaagcaGTCTCCGAGAAGGTAAGTGACCGGCGCAGCCAGTGAATGGTAgacctgggatttgaatccaagcCCATGCAGCTAACTGCTAAGCCATGCTGCCTCCCACTCAGCTTTTCTTGAAGCACCTTGAAGGGATTCACGCACTCTAATGTAACACCCCAAGAGATGCCTCCCCAGCTTCTTAGCTTGCTGCGCTTCTAAGAGGGGTCAGGGCATGACTACAACCAGAGGTCGTTATACCCAACCTCACCCACCAAACCCTGCGTCCTCACTTCCTATGTCCTGACCACTCAGCAGTGCGCCGTGTGCCCTGCAGTCAGTCATGTGTGTGGCTCCGTGTCAACTCACAGACGTTAGAGCACTACATAGCCATGCAGACACACGCGCTGGGAAGTCAGAGGGCATGTGCATCACCTGCCGTGTTGGCACCAGGTTTCCATGTGAAGGCCACGCCACCGGCCCACCCGGGCTGGGCCTACACGCTGGCGCCGTGCAAGGTGCACAGTCTGTGAATATTTCATGTCTGGAGCTGGCGGCTGCCTCTCCTGCTCACACGCGTGCCTGATCCTCCATCTCACAGCctccttgtttatttgtttaatgaattatttatccatgccctccccccttccctgctggcctcccctcccccaggccgTAGCCTCCATGATTTATTGAACACAGCTCAGCTCTGTGGTTGCCACCCGCTGTCCCAGGAGCCACCTTGGGCCCCACAGCCTGAATGCTCCCTCTGCCCCAAACCTGCTCAGCTCACTGCTTCCTTGGCCCCACGGTGCCGAGCGGGGAGGGGGCCAGGCTGAGGCACCGTGCCAGAGAGCTCCCCGGGGCCTGAGATCAGAACCCCTGGAGTGAACATGGCAGCCAGCGGCATACTGGCAAGCCTGGGGGTCAGAGGGAAATGAAAGCAGAGCCTGGAGcccaagagagcagagcagccccGCGAGGGCACCCCAGCTCCGACAGAGGCCCTCACCCTCCAGAGAGGTATGGAGGTGAGGCCCAGGCCCTCCTGTTTCAAACTATAGGTTGAGACTCATTATGGGTAGTGAAATCAAGAAATCAGGTTTCTGGGTCTTGACCAGCTTTTGATTATCATTATTAATTTAGTTTTAAGAATTGAACAGAAAAAAAACTACCAGACTGCATCCCTATAGTAAGAGTAAATATCATTGCATAAAACCTGTATCTCAGTTATATGTGTGAATGTATGCGTGTGTGTGCAAAATAGACATCTTCCTGTGGGTCCCAGTCCGGAGACAGTTTGAGTCACAGCTAGAGACCAAGGCCTAGACCCCATCAGTGGGAACCTGGATCCTTCCATGGCCCAGATGCCACAGGAAGAGGCTAGGTCCTCAGCTCAGATCCCAGGCATGTGGACAGTGGCCCAGATCGGCCCAGAGCCCCAGCCCCTGGAGAGGCCCAGAGCCCATGAAGAGAGGCCTATAGACAGGTGTCGGCATTCTAGCTGGAGGCACATATCCTACAGACAGTAGAATTGCCGTATATAGTTGTGCAGTTTGTGCATGGCACAAAGGAGCCACCCAAGGGGCAAACAGAAGCTGACATCAGCCCAAGCTCCCACACCAAGAAGGGGAGACACTTGGGGCCACCACCCACTGAAGGCAACAGCACCTTTGTTTTTGCACAAAGGCACCGCTTACCAATAGTGCGCCCGACGGGCTAGGTCTGCATGGAGAGGTGTTTTTCTCATTCACACAAAGGCCCAAACCAGCCAGCAGCCCTGCGGCCAAGGCCCAGGCACCCTGATGACCAGATCTCTCACGGAGGAGGCCTAGGTCAAATAGAGAGTATCCCGGAACTTAGACCCCAAAGAGAGAGCTGCTTCAACCCTGTATACAAGGCTCCAGATTCTAGAGAGAGGGGCTCAGTTATTAttggagggtggggggtaggcTGCTAGAGCCTAGAGAGAAGTATCTAGATCCTGCAGACAAGGACCCAAATCCTTAAACCCAGAGTCTATAAATAGGAATTTAAATCTTCTGCAATCAAAGATGAAGTCCTAGGCCAAAAGCAGGGGCTCCCACTCTCCAGGGGCATGGGCAGACTCTGCCAGCTGGGGCCCTAGGACAGGAGCCTACCCTTGCAGAGTGGGGAGTATGGGCAGGAGGAGAGAGGGCTGGGATTTGTGGCAGCAGGGGTTGGTGGGTTAGCATCATTTGGGTGAAACTAATCTCCTTGGGATGAGGAGTCCAGTGGGGAGGGAGAACTGTTCACAAAGTCCCCCCCTTCCACCCCAAGGGGCCTAATTTATTTTCTGGCTCCTGAGAAGGGAGAGGAGATCTCCCGGGGTAGCGGGGCGCCCAGGGAGGACAGAGCCAGCTTTTGCTTGGCAGCAGCCAGGCACAGGGTCTGTGCTGGATGGCACTGCTCATCCCCCAAACCCAACACCTGTGGCAGACTTGTGGTCAGGACCTGTGTCCTGCCAGGGGGTAACAGCCGGAAGGTGCTTGTGGGGTCTCTCTCCTGAAGTAAAGAAGCAAAGTAGCATCATGCCCATCTCCTGGGCACAGGCGCCTGACTTAGGCTCTGAGAACCCAGTCTGAGGCCCAATTCTGCCTGGTCACTCTTAGACAGGGCTGCTCTATAAGAAGAGAGAGGAGGGGGACACCCCGAGTGTGGGTCCTGGACTCTTTCCCCCAACTTCTACTTTctagaaaaagaggagagaaaagaggaagaaggttTGGATGGAGCCACGTGCGTGTCAGGGGGTGAGCTCCTCCATCTCTTGTGTCTCTAAGTGCTGGTATTTCTACAGACCTCTGATTGTACCTTCATGGGTACGTGTCAATGAGGGGGTGTCCA includes the following:
- the EFNA4 gene encoding ephrin-A4 isoform X1 — protein: MRLLPLLPTVLWAALLGPPPRGAAGLRHAVYWNSSNPRLLRGDAVVELSLNDYLDIFCPHYEGPGPPEGPETFGLYMVDWPGYKACQATGAGAFKRWECSRPFAPFGPVRFSEKIQRFTPFSLGFEFLPGETYYYISVPTQKSSGQCLRLQVSVCCKESNQCSLWNSCADWPGPAQPGEGRWRTDAGSLGRGGQAPPPPLGAQTPGSSTGSRLAKGRRGLGLGLWDRGPRL
- the EFNA4 gene encoding ephrin-A4 isoform X2 gives rise to the protein MRLLPLLPTVLWAALLGPPPRGAAGLRHAVYWNSSNPRLLRGDAVVELSLNDYLDIFCPHYEGPGPPEGPETFGLYMVDWPGYKACQATGAGAFKRWECSRPFAPFGPVRFSEKIQRFTPFSLGFEFLPGETYYYISVPTQKSSGQCLRLQVSVCCKESKSESAHPVGSPGESGTSGWRGGGTPSPLCFLLLLLLPILRLLRVL